One genomic window of Sporosarcina ureae includes the following:
- the guaC gene encoding GMP reductase, with the protein METVFDYEDIQLVPAKCVVESRSECDTSVMLGGHTFRLPVVPANMQTIIDEKIAIQLAEEGYFYIMHRFNPETRVDFIKDMHARGLIASISVGVKEEEYGFVEQLAIDAQVPEFITIDIAHGHSNQVIRMIQHIKKHLPMSFVIAGNVGTPEAVRELENAGADATKVGIGPGKVCITKIKTGFGTGGWQLAAVRLCAKAASKPIIADGGIRTHGDIAKSVRFGASMVMVGSLFAGHEESPGQTVEQDGQLYKEYFGSASEFQKGEKKNVEGKKMFVEYKGPLKDTLIEMEQDLQSAISYSGGKTLSSIRTVDYVIVKNSIFNGDKVF; encoded by the coding sequence ATGAAGATATTCAGCTAGTTCCAGCAAAATGTGTGGTAGAAAGCCGCTCAGAATGTGATACATCCGTTATGTTAGGTGGTCATACGTTCCGTTTACCTGTCGTGCCTGCCAATATGCAGACAATCATTGATGAAAAGATTGCGATTCAATTAGCAGAAGAAGGCTATTTCTATATTATGCATCGATTCAATCCTGAAACACGTGTAGATTTCATTAAAGATATGCATGCACGCGGTTTGATTGCGTCGATCAGTGTGGGTGTCAAAGAAGAAGAATATGGATTCGTTGAGCAACTTGCAATTGACGCGCAGGTTCCTGAATTCATCACGATTGATATTGCGCACGGTCATTCCAATCAAGTGATTCGCATGATCCAGCACATTAAAAAGCATTTGCCGATGAGCTTCGTCATTGCCGGTAATGTAGGCACACCAGAAGCTGTTCGTGAACTCGAAAACGCTGGCGCTGACGCTACAAAAGTTGGTATCGGACCAGGAAAAGTCTGTATCACGAAAATCAAAACTGGTTTCGGGACAGGCGGCTGGCAACTTGCAGCTGTTCGCCTATGTGCGAAAGCTGCTTCCAAACCAATCATAGCGGATGGCGGAATCCGTACGCATGGCGATATCGCAAAATCCGTACGTTTCGGGGCAAGCATGGTCATGGTCGGCTCACTATTCGCCGGTCATGAAGAATCGCCAGGACAGACTGTAGAACAAGATGGTCAATTGTATAAAGAATACTTCGGTTCAGCTTCTGAATTCCAAAAAGGTGAAAAGAAGAATGTGGAAGGCAAGAAAATGTTCGTGGAATATAAAGGTCCTTTGAAAGATACGTTGATTGAAATGGAACAAGATCTTCAGTCTGCTATTTCCTATTCAGGCGGCAAGACACTCAGTTCAATTCGCACTGTCGATTACGTGATTGTAAAGAACTCGATCTTCAACGGTGATAAAGTATTTTGA
- a CDS encoding ArsR/SmtB family transcription factor: protein MIHFDNGDELLLTLEALSNPHRLKIISVLTNGKQYVSQLARELGISRPLLYLHLQKLEEANLVSSVSEVSESGKALKFYMLNSFHFVIDDKLIQLLAPSLTVKKKN from the coding sequence ATGATACATTTTGATAACGGAGACGAATTGCTCCTAACCTTGGAAGCTTTATCTAACCCCCATCGTTTAAAGATTATTAGCGTACTTACCAATGGAAAACAGTATGTTAGTCAGCTGGCAAGAGAACTTGGTATTAGTAGACCATTACTTTATTTACATTTACAAAAACTAGAGGAGGCGAATCTTGTTTCAAGCGTTAGTGAAGTATCAGAAAGTGGGAAAGCATTAAAATTTTATATGCTAAACTCTTTTCATTTTGTAATTGATGATAAGCTAATCCAACTATTAGCACCGTCTTTAACGGTGAAGAAAAAGAATTAA
- a CDS encoding bile acid:sodium symporter family protein, whose amino-acid sequence MKTIQTISKIISKYLPIWIVLLSIIAYAIPDAFISIRQLTGFGLGTIFFLMGLSLSSEKLLEVIKNPKYALLGILLKWTIMVGVSIGIAYIFFGNQAEIATGIILAGTVPSGTSANIYTFIAGGEVALSITMATLDTFISPVLTPVLLQTFAGRFIPIEFWPLFLNIMYIVFFPLISGLLIQWKFQRQVEKFTPYTSVLSQLALFLVILSVISNAQQALSENLSVLPLVFVAVTLQVSIPMGAGYVISRWLGAPERNARAILFHTGICNTALAATLAMEHFGSLAAVPAVANMVMNLTIGALMASLFENKFRLVADGNS is encoded by the coding sequence ATGAAAACTATACAAACTATATCTAAAATCATTTCGAAGTATTTACCAATTTGGATCGTACTCTTATCCATCATTGCCTACGCTATTCCGGATGCGTTCATTTCAATCCGGCAACTGACGGGCTTTGGATTAGGGACGATCTTCTTTCTGATGGGCTTATCGCTTTCGTCGGAGAAGCTGCTTGAGGTCATCAAAAACCCAAAATATGCTTTACTTGGCATCTTGCTGAAATGGACGATCATGGTCGGAGTATCAATAGGAATTGCCTATATATTTTTCGGCAATCAAGCAGAGATCGCGACCGGCATTATATTGGCGGGTACCGTACCAAGCGGAACATCTGCAAACATTTACACGTTTATTGCGGGTGGAGAAGTCGCGCTCAGTATTACGATGGCAACGCTGGATACATTCATTTCTCCTGTGTTAACACCTGTCTTGCTGCAGACGTTTGCAGGACGTTTTATACCTATTGAATTCTGGCCTTTATTTCTTAACATTATGTACATCGTGTTCTTTCCTTTGATTAGCGGTTTACTAATCCAGTGGAAGTTTCAACGACAAGTAGAGAAGTTTACACCGTATACCAGTGTCTTGTCCCAACTTGCACTATTTCTAGTCATTCTATCGGTTATATCCAATGCCCAGCAAGCACTGTCTGAGAACTTGTCCGTGCTGCCGCTTGTATTCGTAGCGGTCACATTACAAGTTAGCATACCAATGGGCGCTGGCTACGTTATCTCCAGATGGCTAGGCGCACCCGAGCGCAACGCCCGCGCGATTTTATTCCATACAGGTATTTGCAACACCGCTCTCGCCGCAACACTCGCAATGGAGCACTTCGGATCACTCGCAGCCGTACCAGCTGTTGCCAATATGGTCATGAACTTAACGATTGGCGCATTAATGGCGAGTCTATTCGAGAATAAGTTCCGACTTGTTGCGGATGGTAACAGCTAA
- a CDS encoding Zn-ribbon domain-containing OB-fold protein: MKVYQCDQCEYASVSNKYRCPSCRTGQLQEQDVSSKGSVYSYTNIHIAPAEFAHLAPYTVALIQLDESKAKVTARTDGNVEIGDVAELDYVEDGAYIYRKC, encoded by the coding sequence ATGAAAGTCTATCAATGCGATCAGTGTGAATATGCCAGTGTCTCGAATAAATACCGTTGTCCGAGTTGCAGAACAGGCCAGCTGCAAGAGCAAGACGTATCTTCGAAGGGTTCGGTTTACAGCTATACCAATATCCATATTGCACCTGCAGAATTTGCCCATCTCGCTCCTTATACCGTGGCACTTATTCAATTGGATGAATCCAAAGCGAAAGTTACGGCAAGAACGGATGGAAACGTTGAGATTGGGGATGTGGCGGAATTGGATTATGTAGAGGATGGGGCGTATATTTATCGGAAATGCTGA
- a CDS encoding thiolase C-terminal domain-containing protein → MTNVYIEGIGMTKFGKFVDKSMKQLLVEASIEALEDAGNPKVDAVFVGNFMGGSIGNQEILSALVANELGLGYIPTAKVEGACASGGIALRQGIIGILSGEYDTVLIAGVEKMKHASTADVTQAINAAMDNDSNEKQAGLTFPGFFGVLANRYFYETEATKEHLAMIALKNRENALNNPLAQFQKPTTMEEIMEARIITSPLGLFDCSPTTDGAAALVITRKKGAIHIRSSAQSSGPTQMQDADDLLSLPAVRESGRLAYEKAGVGPEDIDVVEIHDCFSMTEMLAIEELGFFNKREGWLAVEQGRTKATGDKPVNTSGGLLSRGHPIGATGVAQMYQLVQQLRGTAPNQVEHARLALAQNLGGTGSYSTVHILERL, encoded by the coding sequence TTGACGAATGTCTATATCGAAGGAATTGGCATGACGAAGTTCGGAAAATTTGTCGACAAATCTATGAAGCAGTTGTTAGTTGAAGCGTCGATAGAAGCACTTGAAGATGCAGGAAATCCGAAAGTTGATGCGGTGTTTGTCGGAAACTTTATGGGTGGCTCAATCGGTAATCAAGAAATCCTTAGCGCCTTAGTTGCCAATGAACTCGGACTCGGCTATATCCCAACGGCCAAAGTAGAAGGCGCTTGTGCATCAGGGGGAATTGCGCTTCGTCAAGGAATCATAGGGATTCTAAGTGGCGAATACGATACAGTCTTAATAGCGGGTGTGGAGAAGATGAAACATGCTTCGACTGCTGATGTTACACAGGCGATCAATGCCGCAATGGATAACGATTCTAATGAAAAGCAGGCAGGTCTCACATTCCCAGGATTCTTTGGCGTACTCGCGAATCGGTACTTTTATGAAACAGAAGCTACGAAAGAGCATTTGGCAATGATTGCGTTGAAGAATCGTGAAAATGCGTTAAATAATCCACTAGCACAATTCCAGAAACCAACGACGATGGAAGAGATTATGGAGGCACGTATTATTACTTCTCCACTCGGCCTATTTGATTGTTCTCCAACTACAGATGGGGCGGCAGCGTTAGTGATCACGCGAAAAAAAGGTGCTATCCATATCCGTTCGTCTGCACAAAGTTCAGGACCTACACAAATGCAAGACGCAGATGACTTGCTTTCATTGCCAGCAGTACGAGAGTCGGGTCGCTTGGCATATGAAAAGGCAGGCGTGGGTCCGGAAGACATCGACGTCGTGGAAATTCATGATTGTTTCTCCATGACGGAAATGCTTGCGATTGAGGAGTTAGGTTTTTTCAATAAACGTGAAGGCTGGCTTGCAGTAGAGCAAGGTCGAACGAAAGCGACTGGCGATAAACCAGTGAACACGAGCGGGGGATTATTGTCACGCGGCCACCCAATCGGTGCAACCGGTGTCGCACAAATGTATCAGCTCGTCCAACAACTGCGCGGTACTGCACCGAATCAAGTAGAACATGCCCGACTCGCTTTGGCACAAAACTTAGGTGGAACAGGTTCGTACTCCACAGTTCATATTCTAGAAAGGTTGTGA
- a CDS encoding class I adenylate-forming enzyme family protein yields the protein METIGKLAMKSAAAYPNKIAVKDEMRSLTFHELMQRALALTAYFKKVGLEKGDRFAVLSSNRLEHIELDVAAAISGVIKVPLNYRLHPKEHEYMLDDADVRLIIGESQLIGPITIAIPVLTIGKPYEQAIEQNAGATCTTEVMEEDTFAIMYTSGTTGNPKGVMLSHRNIISGALSLALACETDYDDVIGHVAPLTHGSNFLSHVAWLYGLTQVVFNKFEPEEFVHNLTKEKVTVIFLVPTMVNLMIQHPKFNPKNLSTIKTINMAGSSIAASKLEQALALTGPIFAQTFGQVEAPMCITMMPKRELGDHLESCGRVGPFVDVKIVDAKGIELPAGEVGEIVCKGSLVMKGYWNNEKATNETLRNGWLQTGDLGWKSEAGYVHIVDRKKDVIISGGVNIYPREVEEVLNKHDGVKETCVIGVPDDKWGENVIAYVVPNGTKPVMKEELLQLCLDHMASFKKPKEMYIVDELPKSSYGKILKRELRNQHVEVQS from the coding sequence GTGGAGACAATTGGTAAACTAGCAATGAAATCGGCAGCAGCCTATCCGAATAAAATCGCGGTGAAAGATGAAATGCGCTCCCTTACGTTTCATGAACTGATGCAACGGGCACTTGCACTGACGGCATACTTCAAGAAAGTGGGTCTTGAAAAAGGAGACCGCTTCGCCGTTCTGTCATCGAATCGTCTAGAACATATCGAGCTTGACGTGGCAGCAGCGATCTCAGGTGTCATCAAAGTACCGTTAAACTATCGACTTCATCCGAAAGAACATGAATATATGCTAGACGATGCAGATGTTCGGTTGATTATTGGTGAATCACAGTTAATAGGACCGATCACTATAGCAATTCCGGTGTTAACGATCGGCAAGCCGTACGAACAGGCAATTGAACAAAATGCTGGTGCTACATGTACAACAGAAGTTATGGAAGAAGATACTTTCGCGATTATGTATACATCCGGAACGACAGGAAATCCAAAAGGTGTGATGCTGAGTCATCGCAACATCATTTCGGGAGCATTGTCACTAGCGCTTGCTTGTGAAACCGATTATGACGATGTGATAGGACATGTCGCACCATTGACACACGGCAGTAACTTCCTGTCGCATGTAGCGTGGTTGTATGGATTAACGCAAGTTGTATTTAACAAGTTTGAGCCCGAAGAATTCGTGCATAATCTAACGAAAGAAAAAGTCACTGTTATTTTTCTAGTTCCGACGATGGTCAATTTGATGATCCAGCATCCGAAATTCAATCCGAAGAATTTATCTACAATCAAAACGATTAATATGGCAGGTTCTTCGATTGCGGCAAGTAAACTCGAGCAAGCCCTCGCTTTAACAGGGCCGATATTTGCACAGACATTCGGTCAAGTTGAAGCGCCGATGTGTATTACGATGATGCCTAAACGCGAACTTGGCGATCATCTGGAATCCTGTGGCCGTGTTGGACCATTTGTCGATGTGAAAATTGTCGATGCAAAAGGGATTGAACTGCCGGCAGGTGAAGTCGGAGAAATCGTTTGTAAAGGCTCCCTAGTCATGAAAGGGTACTGGAATAATGAGAAGGCGACGAATGAAACATTACGTAACGGCTGGTTGCAAACAGGCGATCTCGGGTGGAAAAGTGAAGCGGGCTATGTGCATATCGTGGACCGCAAAAAAGACGTTATCATTTCAGGTGGGGTCAATATTTACCCGAGGGAAGTAGAAGAAGTCCTCAATAAGCATGACGGGGTAAAAGAGACATGCGTTATCGGCGTACCTGACGATAAATGGGGCGAAAACGTCATTGCGTATGTCGTTCCGAACGGTACTAAGCCCGTGATGAAAGAAGAATTACTTCAATTATGTCTTGACCATATGGCAAGTTTCAAAAAACCAAAAGAGATGTATATCGTGGATGAACTTCCGAAAAGCTCGTACGGTAAAATCTTAAAAAGAGAATTACGAAATCAGCATGTGGAGGTGCAATCTTGA
- a CDS encoding PPC domain-containing DNA-binding protein: protein MNHPIEAVYDKKTNRIIGRLKKDTDLFEGILAVCKQHHVEAAQFQCIGSLAYATIVQPQQNLDKSLQYSERIVTDTPVELLSGTGFVGYDEQGQLDIHFHGLYVDCNKQVNGGHFLKGENPVAITVEFIILPVSNTHVHRKPDEYSGIPLFHFAQRSE from the coding sequence TTGAATCACCCAATTGAAGCGGTGTATGACAAAAAAACGAATCGAATTATCGGTCGTTTGAAGAAAGATACCGATCTATTTGAAGGGATTCTTGCAGTGTGTAAGCAACATCACGTTGAAGCAGCTCAATTTCAATGTATAGGTTCTCTTGCGTATGCAACCATTGTACAACCTCAGCAAAATCTTGATAAAAGTTTACAGTATTCCGAACGGATTGTTACAGACACTCCCGTCGAACTGCTTTCAGGTACAGGGTTTGTTGGCTACGATGAACAAGGACAGCTGGATATCCACTTCCATGGTTTATATGTAGACTGTAATAAACAGGTGAATGGTGGTCACTTCCTTAAAGGAGAAAATCCTGTGGCAATTACAGTGGAATTCATTATATTGCCGGTATCCAATACACATGTTCATAGAAAACCAGATGAATATTCAGGTATTCCATTATTTCATTTTGCGCAAAGGAGTGAGTGA
- a CDS encoding SDR family NAD(P)-dependent oxidoreductase, protein MKLKGQTAIVTGASNGIGAQTALLLSQQGANVVLVDSVSCEATLQAIQSFSGKAVYLECLGEVRDKEFVNAAMARASDTFGELHILVNNMCICSTHNENQSSVDEWELEAETNAQATSLFIRGVSPYMMEQKYGRIINISSISSFGGERTFTASKDSISKLTKQTAKELSEYGITCNSVAPISMTKLDEATIHQTGTATSIAEAVLYFASSESNYTTGQILKVDGGFCIESPN, encoded by the coding sequence ATGAAGTTGAAAGGACAGACGGCGATTGTCACAGGGGCTTCCAATGGTATTGGTGCCCAGACGGCCCTCCTTCTTTCACAACAAGGGGCCAATGTTGTTCTGGTGGATTCAGTGAGTTGTGAGGCGACATTGCAGGCAATTCAATCATTCAGTGGCAAAGCAGTTTATTTAGAATGCTTAGGCGAAGTTCGGGATAAGGAATTTGTGAATGCGGCAATGGCTAGAGCATCGGATACCTTTGGAGAGCTACATATCTTAGTAAATAATATGTGCATATGTAGTACTCACAATGAAAATCAGTCATCTGTTGATGAATGGGAACTAGAAGCAGAAACGAATGCACAAGCAACTTCTTTATTCATTCGAGGTGTCTCACCATATATGATGGAGCAGAAGTATGGTCGTATTATCAACATTAGTTCGATATCAAGTTTTGGCGGTGAACGAACGTTTACAGCTTCTAAGGATTCAATTAGTAAGTTGACGAAGCAGACTGCTAAGGAGCTTAGTGAGTATGGAATTACATGTAATTCGGTTGCACCTATATCTATGACAAAATTGGACGAGGCGACAATCCATCAAACTGGCACAGCGACAAGTATCGCAGAAGCTGTACTGTATTTTGCTTCATCCGAATCTAATTATACGACAGGACAAATACTGAAAGTAGATGGAGGGTTTTGTATTGAATCACCCAATTGA
- a CDS encoding TRAP transporter large permease, giving the protein MTAIILFGVFFILVMLRMPIAVALAISSIVVLFTGSGLFGLELVADIMYTSVAKFTLLAIPFFILAGVIMEHAGISKRLIDFAQALVGHRKSGIIFVTVMTAIFFAAISGSGPATVAAIGGILIPGMVKNGYKTETAAGLVASSGAIGIIIPPSIAFIVFAVVAGDQIPVSIGRMFMAGVIPGLLLGVGFIIAAMFVRYRQEKREGPISQQYIIEPATSAERFKAFGNAIWGLLIPVIILGGIYGGYFTPTEAAVVAVFYSLFIGFFIYRELTLKKLYDILVAAGIQTAVVMFIVSAASVYAYIITTEQIATQISNVMLSISDNKIIILLLINIILLIAGMFIDAISAYYIFIPILLPIVLLFDVDPTVFGVFMTVNLAIGLFTPPVGLNLFVAAGISNTSIGQISKGVLPFVVSSIIILLLITYIPQISTFLPDLLDIK; this is encoded by the coding sequence ATGACAGCGATCATTTTATTCGGCGTTTTTTTTATTTTAGTCATGCTTCGAATGCCCATTGCTGTGGCCTTAGCAATCTCGTCCATTGTTGTGCTATTTACAGGCAGTGGATTGTTTGGTTTGGAATTGGTTGCAGATATCATGTATACAAGTGTAGCGAAATTTACGTTGCTCGCAATCCCGTTTTTCATCTTGGCGGGAGTCATTATGGAGCACGCGGGAATTTCAAAAAGATTGATTGATTTTGCGCAAGCTTTAGTTGGTCATCGTAAAAGCGGAATTATTTTTGTTACCGTTATGACAGCGATTTTCTTCGCAGCCATTTCAGGTTCAGGCCCTGCAACGGTTGCTGCAATTGGGGGTATTTTAATCCCAGGTATGGTGAAGAACGGGTATAAAACGGAAACTGCAGCAGGTTTGGTGGCCAGTTCCGGAGCAATCGGTATCATCATTCCTCCTAGTATTGCTTTTATCGTCTTCGCTGTAGTGGCGGGCGATCAAATTCCGGTATCGATCGGAAGAATGTTCATGGCAGGGGTCATTCCTGGCCTGCTATTGGGCGTTGGATTTATTATAGCCGCCATGTTCGTTAGGTATCGACAGGAAAAACGCGAGGGACCGATATCGCAACAGTACATAATAGAACCTGCAACAAGTGCGGAACGCTTTAAAGCTTTCGGAAATGCGATCTGGGGCCTATTAATTCCCGTTATAATTTTAGGTGGTATTTATGGTGGATACTTTACACCGACAGAAGCAGCGGTAGTGGCGGTATTTTATAGTTTGTTCATCGGATTTTTCATTTACCGTGAACTGACACTGAAAAAGCTGTATGACATCTTAGTGGCAGCGGGTATTCAGACGGCGGTCGTCATGTTTATCGTCAGTGCGGCGAGTGTCTATGCATACATCATCACAACAGAGCAAATCGCAACGCAGATTTCGAACGTCATGTTAAGTATTTCAGATAATAAAATTATCATCTTATTGCTAATTAATATCATTCTCCTAATTGCTGGGATGTTTATCGATGCAATTTCTGCCTACTATATTTTCATTCCGATTTTATTGCCGATTGTGCTATTGTTCGACGTCGATCCAACAGTATTCGGTGTCTTCATGACAGTCAACTTAGCGATTGGACTTTTCACTCCGCCAGTCGGTCTCAATTTATTCGTAGCCGCGGGTATATCGAATACTTCAATAGGGCAAATATCGAAAGGAGTTTTGCCTTTCGTTGTCTCTTCCATCATTATTTTGTTACTCATTACGTATATTCCGCAGATCTCTACATTTTTACCAGATTTACTAGACATTAAGTAG
- a CDS encoding TRAP transporter small permease → MGKIFNRLEEWIVVIVLSIMSTIAFVNILSRGFANYSFSFTEEITVNLFVLLTFVGTAIGVRKYAHLGFTLIYDKGSLLLKNIITILVGLMMMLLFFILLYFGLKMVQYQMDMGQKTPSLGWPQWWFSMSMPIGALFCLIRSIQVTIVEFRQQNEKGEQPL, encoded by the coding sequence ATGGGGAAAATATTCAATAGATTAGAAGAATGGATTGTCGTGATTGTACTGTCCATTATGTCCACCATTGCATTCGTTAATATTTTATCCAGAGGATTTGCCAATTATTCATTTTCTTTTACAGAAGAAATTACAGTTAACTTGTTCGTATTGTTAACATTTGTCGGAACGGCCATTGGTGTGCGTAAGTACGCGCACCTTGGCTTTACTCTGATTTATGACAAGGGCAGTCTGTTGCTAAAGAATATTATTACGATTTTGGTTGGATTGATGATGATGCTATTATTTTTTATTCTGCTATATTTTGGTTTGAAGATGGTGCAGTACCAGATGGATATGGGACAGAAAACACCTTCTCTTGGTTGGCCACAATGGTGGTTCTCGATGTCAATGCCAATCGGTGCGCTGTTTTGTTTAATCCGCTCTATCCAAGTAACTATTGTTGAATTCCGACAGCAAAACGAGAAGGGAGAGCAGCCATTATGA
- a CDS encoding DctP family TRAP transporter solute-binding subunit translates to MKMKKKSVLGAISLSAMLMLAACSSDKEETTDGAGESEGKSYDLKMSVTVNDSSTWYQAADKLAQDLNEQTDGRINIEVFPNEQLSNGDQGKGVELLTKGQTDLSLHSTIIYSILDDRFGVASAPFLFKDKDGVDKVFDGAGGEALAEILNEKNVELLGFGENGFRQITNSKKEIKSPEDMKGLKVRIPGITMYTDLYRALGADPTTMAFSEVFTSLQQGTIDGQENPIDVIHSSKLNEVQDYLTTWNYSYDPLVLGINKKLFDSMSEEDQELVKKLGKEAAEYQVEMAREKEEKQISELKEAGMQFYAPTDEELAKFTEAVQPVYKKYEDIWGKDLLDKFQDQ, encoded by the coding sequence ATGAAAATGAAGAAAAAGAGTGTTTTAGGCGCAATTAGTTTATCTGCCATGCTGATGTTGGCAGCTTGTTCGTCAGACAAAGAAGAAACAACAGACGGTGCGGGTGAGTCTGAAGGAAAATCATACGATCTGAAAATGTCTGTCACGGTTAATGATTCATCTACTTGGTATCAGGCCGCAGACAAGTTAGCGCAGGACTTGAATGAACAAACGGATGGTCGTATCAATATTGAAGTGTTTCCGAATGAACAACTATCAAATGGCGATCAAGGGAAAGGTGTAGAGCTTCTGACAAAAGGGCAGACCGACTTGAGCCTTCACTCCACTATTATTTACTCAATCTTAGATGATCGCTTTGGTGTGGCGAGTGCGCCATTTCTATTTAAAGATAAAGATGGGGTAGACAAAGTATTTGATGGTGCAGGTGGAGAAGCACTTGCAGAAATACTCAATGAAAAGAACGTAGAATTACTCGGATTCGGAGAGAATGGTTTCCGTCAAATCACAAACAGTAAAAAGGAAATCAAATCACCAGAAGATATGAAAGGTCTGAAAGTACGTATTCCTGGGATCACCATGTACACAGACTTGTACCGTGCACTAGGTGCGGATCCAACGACAATGGCATTCTCTGAAGTATTTACATCTCTTCAGCAAGGTACGATTGATGGTCAAGAAAATCCGATTGATGTTATTCACTCTTCTAAATTGAATGAAGTACAAGACTACTTGACGACTTGGAACTATTCCTATGATCCACTAGTATTGGGCATCAATAAGAAGTTGTTTGATTCGATGAGTGAAGAAGATCAGGAGCTTGTGAAGAAGTTAGGTAAAGAAGCGGCAGAATATCAAGTAGAAATGGCACGTGAAAAAGAAGAGAAACAAATTAGTGAGCTGAAGGAAGCAGGCATGCAGTTCTATGCACCAACAGACGAAGAACTAGCCAAGTTTACAGAAGCGGTGCAACCGGTTTATAAAAAGTATGAAGATATTTGGGGCAAGGATTTATTAGACAAGTTCCAAGACCAATAA
- a CDS encoding YibE/F family protein, producing the protein MNVIVWLAVILLVLMIGVGGKSGVRSFISLFFNFGVVFFTMFFMLDPNANPILITFIACIVIGCVSLFYINEVNSKTVIAFISTMITISILLFFIVVVSQKLMIQGFGEEEEEAIAGMSLYIGVDFVKIGASVIIMSTIGAIMDVAISIASTMHEVFKHSRSLSKKELFTSGVSVGRDILGTDTNTLFFAFFGGYLALLIWFKDLHYSIGDIVNSKIFSSEMILILCAGLGIALVIPIASWINAFYLVRARKKLNNV; encoded by the coding sequence ATGAATGTGATAGTATGGCTCGCGGTTATTTTACTCGTATTGATGATTGGGGTAGGTGGAAAAAGTGGAGTGCGATCATTCATTTCGCTGTTTTTTAACTTTGGTGTCGTCTTCTTCACCATGTTTTTTATGTTGGATCCGAACGCTAATCCTATACTGATTACATTTATCGCCTGCATAGTGATTGGATGCGTCAGTTTATTTTACATTAATGAAGTGAATAGCAAAACGGTAATAGCATTCATCTCGACGATGATTACCATTAGTATATTATTGTTTTTCATAGTAGTAGTATCCCAAAAGCTCATGATTCAAGGGTTTGGTGAAGAGGAAGAAGAGGCAATCGCAGGTATGTCACTCTATATTGGCGTGGATTTCGTAAAAATAGGTGCTTCCGTCATTATCATGAGTACAATTGGAGCCATCATGGACGTCGCTATATCGATCGCTTCCACTATGCATGAAGTATTTAAGCATAGTAGAAGCTTAAGTAAGAAGGAGTTATTTACGTCTGGTGTCAGTGTTGGACGAGATATTTTAGGAACCGATACCAATACCTTGTTCTTCGCTTTCTTTGGAGGCTATTTGGCACTGCTCATTTGGTTCAAGGATTTACACTACTCTATAGGAGATATTGTCAATTCAAAGATATTCAGTTCAGAAATGATTTTGATCCTTTGTGCGGGGCTTGGCATCGCGCTAGTCATACCGATTGCTTCTTGGATCAATGCATTTTACTTAGTAAGAGCTAGGAAAAAGTTAAATAACGTATAA